One genomic segment of Gymnogyps californianus isolate 813 chromosome 8, ASM1813914v2, whole genome shotgun sequence includes these proteins:
- the LOC127018894 gene encoding flavin-containing monooxygenase 5-like, which translates to MAKRVAIIGGGSSGLCAIKACLQEGLEPICFERTGDIGGLWRFEERPEEGRASIYRSVIINTSKEMMCFSDFPIPEDFPNYMHNSKIMEYFRMYAQHFDLLRHVRFRTSVCRVSKRPDFATTGQWEVVTESEGKQEAASFDAVLVCTGHHTEAYLPLSTFPGIEKFKGRYLHSREYKDARDFTDKRVIVIGIGNSGSDLAVEISQTATQVFLSTRRGAWILNRVGDQGYPIDIVFTTRMKTYLKKLLSLSMVNDFMEKQLNARFDHSHYGLKPKHRIFDQHPTVNDDLPNRIISGRVLVKPNVQEFTETSAIFEDGTREDIDAVVFATGYSFSFPFLEGCVKVVENQIPLYKFMFPPDLEKPTLAFIGLVQPLGAIMPISELQCRWATRVFKGLNKLPPRHDMEADIKQKREAMAKRYVKSRRHTVQVDYIPYMDELACQVGVKPNLFSLFLTDPKLALEVAFGPCTPYQYRLQGPGAWASAREAILTQWQRIIKPLQTRHLEEEASAPAVPLFFKLVGAVAVLAIIFAYL; encoded by the exons ATGGCGAAGAGGGTGGCCATCATCGGAGGGGGCAGCAGTGGGCTGTGCGCCATCAAAGCCTGCCTGCAAGAGGGGCTGGAGCCCATCTGCTTCGAGAGGACTGGGGACATTGGAGGGCTCTGGAGGTTTGAG GAGCGCCCCGAGGAGGGCCGCGCCAGCATCTACCGCTCCGTCATCATCAACACCTCCAAGGAGATGATGTGCTTCAGTGACTTCCCCATCCCCGAGGACTTCCCCAACTACATGCACAACTCCAAGATCATGGAGTACTTCCGCATGTACGCCCAGCACTTCGACCTGCTCCGCCACGTCCGCTTCAGG ACCAGCGTGTGCCGCGTGTCCAAGCGCCCCGACTTCGCCACCACGGGCCAGTGGGAGGTGGTGACCGAGAGCGAGGGGAAGCAGGAGGCGGCCAGCTTTGACGCCGTGCTGGTGTGCACTGGGCACCACACCGAGGCATACCTCCCGCTGAGCACCTTCCCAG GAATCGAGAAGTTCAAGGGCCGCTACCTCCACAGCCGAGAATACAAGGACGCTCGGGATTTCACGGACAAGAGGGTCATTGTCATCGGGATCGGGAATTCGGGGTCAGACTTGGCCGTGGAGATCAGTCAAACGGCCACGCAG GTCTTCCTCAGCACCCGCCGGGGTGCATGGATCCTCAACCGTGTTGGAGATCAGGGCTACCCCATCGACATTGTCTTCACCACCCGCATGAAGACGTACCTGAAGAAGCTGCTGAGCCTCTCAATGGTGAATGACTTCATGGAGAAGCAGCTGAACGCCAGGTTCGACCACTCACACTACGGCCTGAAGCCAAAGCACAG GATCTTTGACCAGCACCCCACCGTCAATGACGACCTGCCCAACCGCATCATTTCGGGCAGGGTGCTGGTGAAGCCGAACGTCCAGGAGTTCACAGAGACGTCTGCCATCTTTGAGGACGGCACCAGGGAAGACATTGACGCCGTGGTCTTCGCCACGGGATacagcttctccttccccttccttgaAGGCTGCGTGAAGGTGGTGGAGAACCAGATCCCCCTCTACAAATTCATGTTCCCCCCTGACCTGGAGAAGCCGACGCTGGCTTTCATCGGCCTCGTCCAGCCTCTGGGTGCCATCATGCCCATCTCCGAGCTCCAGTGTCGCTGGGCCACCCGTGTCTTCAAGG GGCTGAACAAGCTGCCCCCACGGCACGACATGGAGGCTGACAtcaagcagaagagagaagcaatGGCAAAGCG GTACGTGAAGAGCCGGCGGCACACCGTCCAGGTGGATTACATCCCCTACATGGACGAGCTTGCCTGCCAAGTGGGAGTCAAGCCCAACCTGTTCTCCCTCTTCCTCACCGACCCCAAGCTGGCACTGGAGGTGGCCTTCGGGCCCTGCACGCCGTACCAGTACCGGCTGCAGGGCCCGGGCGCGTGGGCGAGCGCCAGGGAGGCCATCCTCACCCAGTGGCAGCGCATCATCAAGCCCCTGCAGACACGGCACTTGGAGGAGGAAGCATCGGCCCCTGCTGTGCCCCTCTTCTTCAAGCTGGTCGGGGCCGTGGCCGTCCTCGCCATCATTTTTGCTTACTTGTAG
- the PRKAB2 gene encoding 5'-AMP-activated protein kinase subunit beta-2 isoform X1 has product MGNTTSERVSGERHGSKSHRSDGSGAPHPAKEHPHKIMVGSTDDPSVFSSHDSKIPGDKEFVSWQPDLEESVKPSQQARPTVIRWADGGKEVFISGSFNNWSTKIPLIKSHNDFVAILDLPEGEHQYKFFVDGQWVHDPSEPVVTSQMGTINNLIHVKKSDFEVFDALKVDSLESSETSGRDLSSSPPGPYGQEMYVYRPEERFKSPPILPPHLLQVILNKDTNISCDPALLPEPNHVMLNHLYALSIKDGVMVLSATHRYKKKYVTTLLYKPI; this is encoded by the exons ATGGGGAACACCACCAGCGAGCGAGTGTCTGGGGAGCGCCATGGCTCCAAGTCCCACCGCTCGGACGGCTCCGGTGCCCCCCACCCTGCCAAGGAGCACCCGCACAAGATCATGGTGGGCAGCACCGACGACCCCAGTGTTTTCAGCTCCCATGACTCCAAG ATTCCTGGGGACAAGGAGTTTGTGTCGTGGCAGCCAGATCTGGAGGAGTCAGTGAAACCGTCCCAACAGGCTCGTCCCACTGTCATCCGCTGGGCCGATGGAGGCAAAGAGGTCTTCATCTCCGGATCTTTCAACAACTGGAGCACCAAGATCCCACTCATCAAGAG CCACAACGACTTTGTTGCTATCCTGGATCTCCCAGAAGGAGAGCACCAGTACAAATTTTTTGTGGATGGCCAGTGGGTCCATGACCCATCTGAG CCTGTGGTCACCAGCCAGATGGGGACGATTAACAACCTGATTCACGTCAAGAAGTCTGACTTTGAGGTGTTCGATGCTTTGAAGGTGGATTCCCTGGAGAGCTCAGAAACCTCAGGTCGGG ACTTATCAAGCTCACCACCTGGACCTTATGGCCAAGAGATGTACGTATACCGGCCCGAGGAGCGCTTCAAATCCCCACCCATCCTCCCGCCTCACCTCCTCCAGGTCATCTTGAACAAGGACACCAATATCTCG TGTGACCCAGCACTGCTCCCCGAACCCAACCACGTCATGCTCAATCACCTCTACGCGCTCTCCATCAAG GATGGCGTCATGGTGCTCAGCGCCACGCACCGCTACAAGAAGAAGTACGTCACGACGCTGCTGTACAAGCCCATCTGA
- the LOC127018895 gene encoding flavin-containing monooxygenase 5-like, whose translation MAAQRVALIGAGASGLCALKCCLDEGLVPTCFERSGDIGGLWRFEECPEEGRASIYRSVIINTSKEMMCFSDFPIPEDFPNYMHNSKIMEYFRMYAQRFDLLRHVRFRTSVCRVSKRPDFAATGQWEVVTESEGKQEVAIFDAVLVCTGHHTEAYLPLSTFPGLEKFEGWYLHSRDYKSPQSFSGKRVVVVGTGNSGIDIAVELSHAAKQVFLSTKRGTWVLHRVADGGYPFDFSYLSRFIQLLQSLLPKNTTSFLLERKLNARFDHMLYGLQPRHRIFDQHPTINDDLPNRIISGRVLVKPNVQEFTETSAIFEDGTREDIDAVVFATGYSFSFPFLEGCVKVVENQIPLYKFMFPPDLEKPTLAFIGLVQPLGAIMPISELQCRWATRVFKGLQDLPPSADMLADIAQTQLPARRYVKSRRHTIQVDYIPYMDELACQVGVKPNLLALFLTDPKLALEVAFGPCTPYQYRLRGPGAWAGAREAILTQWQRVVRPLQTRARDHPVRSSTVPHIFKVFFSIGLIVATLVYVSLSP comes from the exons ATGGCTGCCCAGAGAGTAGCCCTCATCGGTGCCGGTGCCTCTGGCCTGTGCGCCCTGAAATGCTGCCTGGATGAGGGGCTGGTACCCACCTGCTTCGAGAGGAGCGGGGACATCGGGGGGCTCTGGCGCTTCGAG GAGTGCCCCGAGGAGGGCCGCGCCAGCATCTACCGCTCCGTCATCATCAACACCTCCAAGGAGATGATGTGCTTCAGCGACTTCCCCATCCCCGAGGACTTCCCCAACTACATGCACAACTCCAAGATCATGGAGTACTTCCGCATGTACGCCCAGCGCTTCGACCTGCTCCGCCACGTCCGCTTCAGG ACCAGCGTGTGCCGCGTGTCCAAGCGCCCCGACTTCGCCGCCACGGGCCAGTGGGAGGTGGTGACCGAGAGCGAGGGGAAGCAGGAGGTGGCCATCTTCGACGCCGTGCTGGTGTGCACCGGGCACCACACCGAGGCATACCTCCCGCTGAGCACCTTCCCAG gGCTGGAAAAGTTTGAGGGCTGGTACCTGCACAGCCGGGACTACAAGAGCCCACAGTCCTTTTCAGGGAAGCGGGTGGTTGTGGTTGGCACCGGCAATTCAGGCATCGACATCGCGGTGGAGCTGAGCCATGCAGCCAAGCAG gtCTTCCTCAGCACCAAGCGCGGGACCTGGGTGCTGCACCGGGTGGCGGATGGCGGGTACCCCTTTGACTTCTCCTACCTCAGCCGCTTCATACAGCTCCTCCAGAGCTTGCTGCCTAAAAACACCACCAGTTTTCTCCTGGAGAGGAAGCTGAACGCCCGCTTTGACCACATGCTCTACGGCCTGCAGCCCCGGCACCG GATCTTTGACCAGCACCCGACCATCAACGACGACCTGCCCAACCGCATCATTTCGGGCAGGGTGCTGGTGAAGCCGAACGTCCAGGAGTTCACGGAGACGTCTGCCATCTTTGAGGACGGCACCAGGGAAGACATTGACGCCGTGGTCTTCGCCACAGGATacagcttctccttccccttccttgaAGGCTGCGTGAAGGTGGTGGAGAACCAGATCCCCCTCTACAAATTCATGTTCCCCCCTGACCTGGAGAAGCCAACACTGGCTTTCATTGGCCTCGTCCAGCCTCTGGGTGCCATCATGCCCATCTCCGAGCTCCAGTGTCGCTGGGCCACCCGTGTCTTCAAGG ggctgcaggaccTGCCGCCATCCGCTGACATGCTGGCCGACATTGCACAAACCCAG ctccctgcccgcagGTACGTGAAGAGCCGGCGGCACACCATCCAGGTGGATTACATCCCCTACATGGACGAGCTCGCCTGCCAGGTGGGAGTCAAGCCCAACCTGCTCGCCCTCTTCCTCACCGACCCCAAGCTGGCGCTGGAGGTGGCCTTCGGGCCCTGCACGCCGTACCAGTACCGGCTGCGGGGCCCGGGCGCGTGGGCAGGCGCCAGGGAGGCCATCCTCACCCAGTGGCAGCGTGTGGTCCGGCCCCTGCAAACCAGAGCCAGGGACCACCCTGTCCGCTCCAGCACCGTGCCCCACATCTTCAAGGTCTTCTTCAGTATCGGTTTGATTGTGGCCACCCTTGTCTATGTCTCGCTCTCTCCTTAA
- the PRKAB2 gene encoding 5'-AMP-activated protein kinase subunit beta-2 isoform X2 codes for MGNTTSERVSGERHGSKSHRSDGSGAPHPAKEHPHKIMVGSTDDPSVFSSHDSKIPGDKEFVSWQPDLEESVKPSQQARPTVIRWADGGKEVFISGSFNNWSTKIPLIKSHNDFVAILDLPEGEHQYKFFVDGQWVHDPSEPVVTSQMGTINNLIHVKKSDFEVFDALKVDSLESSETSDLSSSPPGPYGQEMYVYRPEERFKSPPILPPHLLQVILNKDTNISCDPALLPEPNHVMLNHLYALSIKDGVMVLSATHRYKKKYVTTLLYKPI; via the exons ATGGGGAACACCACCAGCGAGCGAGTGTCTGGGGAGCGCCATGGCTCCAAGTCCCACCGCTCGGACGGCTCCGGTGCCCCCCACCCTGCCAAGGAGCACCCGCACAAGATCATGGTGGGCAGCACCGACGACCCCAGTGTTTTCAGCTCCCATGACTCCAAG ATTCCTGGGGACAAGGAGTTTGTGTCGTGGCAGCCAGATCTGGAGGAGTCAGTGAAACCGTCCCAACAGGCTCGTCCCACTGTCATCCGCTGGGCCGATGGAGGCAAAGAGGTCTTCATCTCCGGATCTTTCAACAACTGGAGCACCAAGATCCCACTCATCAAGAG CCACAACGACTTTGTTGCTATCCTGGATCTCCCAGAAGGAGAGCACCAGTACAAATTTTTTGTGGATGGCCAGTGGGTCCATGACCCATCTGAG CCTGTGGTCACCAGCCAGATGGGGACGATTAACAACCTGATTCACGTCAAGAAGTCTGACTTTGAGGTGTTCGATGCTTTGAAGGTGGATTCCCTGGAGAGCTCAGAAACCTCAG ACTTATCAAGCTCACCACCTGGACCTTATGGCCAAGAGATGTACGTATACCGGCCCGAGGAGCGCTTCAAATCCCCACCCATCCTCCCGCCTCACCTCCTCCAGGTCATCTTGAACAAGGACACCAATATCTCG TGTGACCCAGCACTGCTCCCCGAACCCAACCACGTCATGCTCAATCACCTCTACGCGCTCTCCATCAAG GATGGCGTCATGGTGCTCAGCGCCACGCACCGCTACAAGAAGAAGTACGTCACGACGCTGCTGTACAAGCCCATCTGA